The Triticum aestivum cultivar Chinese Spring chromosome 7B, IWGSC CS RefSeq v2.1, whole genome shotgun sequence genome window below encodes:
- the LOC123157651 gene encoding glutamate receptor 2.8-like codes for MASIFAAASAHAPFALAHKVFFLASPLAAEDLIKNGQVQAIIWGPGTLGKSDYATHLGRRRNHVPVLSFSGVSPALCAFWIEDPVAASGGHATFGFTLGSDTITFPSPRTGRRISRKLGTRKSRKKCRGKTGLKIAVPLKLGFQVFVNVIDPVSKKQNVTGYSIDIFEAAMRNLHPRPCYNFFVFRGTYDELVGNVSFGVYDGAVGDVTITAERVATTDFTMPYTQSGVSMLVLAEDEPDTIRWTFVKPLNGRLWFATIVFFFYTGFVVWMIELPKNQEYQGSRSRQCSTALYFIFSTLTFSHGPIIRSPLSKIVVVVWCFVVLILVQSYTASLSSILTAKRLRPLMTDLDQLRSSGDFVGYQDDSFVRSFLVSHNFSESRLRNYTTKEEYAAALRMGSKNGGVSAIIDEIPYLTSFLSDRRYENDFRMLGSIYRTPGFGFAFRLGSPLVHNLSTAILHLAGRDEGSRIERKWFGSASPPMGPSMVPDMDSTPLTFQSFSGLFVITVSISTLMLLISIIRSIHAKCTRLRKVEDESRPLQNTMGGDPSPVPQPYPEAGSDNFGAVEGSSENVGGIEPDPVQQNGIQDASVPPGHTQIQIELSSV; via the exons ATGGCCTCCATCTTCGCTGCAGCTAGCGCCCATGCCCCCTTCGCTCTCGCCCACAAGGTATTTTTTCTTGCTTCTCCACTGGCTG CCGAGGACCTGATCAAGAATGGGCAAGTGCAGGCCATCATATGGGGCCCTGGGACACTGGGCAAATCAGATTACGCCACACACCTAGGCCGCCGCCGCAACCATGTTCCGGTTCTCTCCTTCTCTGGTGTTTCTCCAGCATTGTGTGCCTTCTGGATAGAAGATCCTGTAGCAGCCTCAGGAGGCCATGCCACGTTTGGATTTACACTTGGAAGTGACACTATAACCTTTCCTAGTCCGAGAACAGGCAGAAGAATTAGTAGAAAACTAGGTACAAGGAAATCAAGGAAGAAATGCAGAGGTAAGACGGGGCTTAAGATTGCCGTGCCGCTGAAACTGGGCTTTCAAGTTTTTGTGAACGTTATTGATCCTGTTTCCAAGAAACAAAACGTCACTGGCTACAGCATTGATATCTTTGAGGCTGCTATGAGGAATTTGCATCCTCGTCCGTGCTATAATTTTTTCGTCTTCCGTGGTACTTATGATGAGCTAGTAGGCAATGTGTCTTTCGGG GTGTATGACGGTGCAGTAGGCGATGTGACCATAACCGCGGAACGAGTCGCTACCACAGACTTTACAATGCCGTACACCCAGTCAGGTGTGTCTATGCTTGTGCTCGCCGAGGATGAACCGGATACAATCCGTTGGACATTTGTAAAGCCACTAAATGGGAGGCTTTGGTTTGCAACAATTGTCTTCTTCTTCTATACTGGCTTTGTTGTGTGGATGATTGAACTGCCCAAAAATCAGGAGTACCAAGGATCAAGATCGAGACAATGTAGCACTGCCCTCTACTTCATTTTCTCAACTTTGACATTTTCTCATG GTCCTATTATTAGAAGCCCCTTGTCAAAAATTGTTGTGGTGGTATGGTGCTTTGTGGTGCTGATTCTTGTACAAAGCTACACAGCAAGCCTATCATCCATACTGACCGCAAAGAGGCTCCGTCCTTTGATGACAGATCTAGACCAGCTCAGGAGTAGTGGTGACTTTGTAGGATACCAAGATGATTCATTTGTGCGGTCCTTCTTGGTCAGTCATAATTTCAGTGAAAGCAGGTTAAGGAACTACACAACGAAAGAAGAATATGCTGCTGCTTTGAGGATGGGTTCCAAGAATGGAGGGGTGTCAGCTATCATAGATGAGATCCCTTATTTAACTTCTTTCCTCTCTGACCGTCGGTACGAAAATGATTTTAGGATGCTTGGATCCATATACAGGACTCCTGGATTTGGCTTT GCATTCCGTCTAGGTTCTCCGCTAGTGCATAATCTTTCGACTGCTATCCTGCACCTAGCAGGACGGGATGAGGGCTCACGAATCGAAAGAAAATGGTTCGGCTCAGCTTCACCTCCAATGGGTCCTAGCATGGTCCCTGACATGGACTCCACGCCTCTGACTTTCCAAAGCTTCTCCGGTCTCTTTGTCATCACAGTATCCATTTCAACTCTAATGCTGTTGATAAGCATTATAAGGTCAATTCATGCCAAATGCACTCGGTTGAGAAAGGTCGAAGATGAGTCTCGTCCGTTGCAGAATACCATGGGTGGCGACCCCAGCCCTGTTCCACAACCCTACCCTGAAGCTGGCAGTGATAATTTTGGGGCCGTCGAAGGAAGCAGCGAAAATGTTGGGGGCATAGAGCCTGACCCGGTGCAGCAGAATGGCATCCAGGATGCATCTGTGCCTCCAGGACACACTCAGATTCAGATTGAGTTGAGCAGTGTCTGA
- the LOC123162581 gene encoding deoxyuridine 5'-triphosphate nucleotidohydrolase-like: MIRSCNKEGTRPSSRLVQQVRTTLWLLLLIHVHVLKRVIDADYRCLVGVVFFNHSEVDFAVKPGDRVAQMIVQVIVTPEVAEVEDLDTIIWGEGGLGSTSI, encoded by the exons ATGATTCGTTCGTGTAACAAGGAGGGGACCCGCCCTTCTTCACGTCTCGTGCAACAAGTAAGGACCACCCTCTGGCTATTACTATTGATTCATGTGCATGTGCTAAAAA GGGTGATCGACGCGGACTACCGCTGCCTGGTGGGCGTCGTGTTCTTCAACCACTCGGAGGTGGACTTCGCCGTGAAGCCTGGCGACCGCGTCGCACAGATGATCGTCCAGGTGATCGTGACGCCGGAGGTCgccgaggtggaggacctcgaTACCATCATTTGGGGAGAGGGAGGATTGGGGTCCACCAGCATCTGA